One Purpureocillium takamizusanense chromosome 1, complete sequence genomic window carries:
- the DBP8 gene encoding RNA helicase (EggNog:ENOG503NVJF~COG:A) → MASRPGSRPQTNPTATMRAAMDHADSDSDAASMRSESGSSSESDYLDNNASRKRRRTSPTAEATRAELQTAAAAAAYDDEDEDDGDQVNGLEGFKAAISAIAAPSRVKRTAQAATNGTTIAAPRNRIQAPLDPNTTFSSLQVRPWLVQSLGNMAIKRPTGIQKGCIPEILKGRDCIGGSRTGSGKTVAFAVPILQKWAEDPSAIFGVVLTPTRELALQIYEQFKAISSPQSLKAILVTGGSDMRAQAIALSQRPHIVIATPGRLADHIRSSGEDTVCGLRRVRFVVLDEADRLLHASGPGSMLPDVEECLGVLPPATERQTLLFTATITPEVRALKNMPQKPGKPPVFVCEVDTQMLAIPTTLTQTHIQIPVTHKEHYLHVFLLTEANQDKTVIIFCNRTSTAEYLHHLLRLLDHRVTSLHSKLPQRQRTDNLARFRASAARILVATDVAARGLDIPEVSLVVNYDIPRDPDDYIHRVGRTARAGRKGEAATFVGQRDVELVLAIEKRVGRELEVWEEEGVNLETRVIRDALKIVSEKKREALLEVEEGREVGGKRKRTKQKLQAE, encoded by the coding sequence ATGGCTTCACGACCAGGGAGCCGCCCCCAGACCAACCCGACGGCCACGATGCGCGCTGCTATGGATCACGCAGACTCAGACTCggacgccgccagcatgcGCAGTGAGTCGGGTTCATCTAGCGAGTCTGACTACTTAGACAACAACGCTTCGCGGAAGCGTCGCCGGACGTCGCCCACTGCCGAAGCCACTCGCGCAGAGCTCcaaaccgccgccgccgccgccgcctatgacgacgaggacgaggacgatggcgatcAAGTCAATGGTCTCGAGGGTTTCAAGGCTGCCATATCCGCCATTGCAGCCCCGTCGCGGGTCAAGCGaacggcgcaggcggccacCAATGGCACCACCATAGCCGCACCGCGGAATCGCATCCAGGCGCCACTTGATCCAAATACAACCTTTTCCTCTCTTCAGGTCCGTCCCTGGCTCGTGCAGTCCCTCGGGAACATGGCCATCAAGAGACCCACCGGCATTCAAAAGGGTTGCATCCCCGAGATCCTAAAGGGCAGAGACtgcatcggcggcagcaggacTGGTTCCGGAAAGACGGTTGCCTTCGCCGTGCCTATTCTGCAGAAGTGGGCAGAAGATCCAAGTGCCATTTTCGGCGTCGTTTTGACGCCCACCAGAGAGTTGGCCTTGCAGATATACGAGCAGTTCAAGGCCATCTCCTCGCCCCAAAGCCTCAAGGCTATCCTCGTGACTGGTGGATCGGATATGCGCGCTCAGGCCATCGCCCTGTCCCAACGGCCTcacatcgtcatcgccacgCCTGGCCGCCTAGCAGACCACATCAGGTCGTCTGGCGAGGACACTGTCTGTGGGCTCCGACGCGTGCGCTTTGTCGTGTTAGACGAAGCGGACAGGTTACTGCATGCCTCCGGGCCGGGCAGCATGCTTCCAGACGTGGAGGAATGTCTGGGTGTGTTACCGCCCGCTACGGAGCGCCAGACATTACTCTTCACGGCCACCATCACCCCCGAAGTTCGAGCCCTCAAGAATATGCCCCAGAAGCCGGGCAAGCCGCCCGTCTTTGTCTGCGAAGTTGATACCCAGATGCTTGCCATCCCTACGACACTCACGCAGACGCACATTCAAATACCCGTCACCCACAAGGAGCACTACCTGCACGTCTTTCTCCTCACGGAAGCAAACCAGGACAAGACGGTCATCATCTTTTGCAATAGGACTTCGACAGCCGAGTATCTGCATCACCTGCTCCGGCTCCTGGACCACCGGGTCACCTCGCTGCACTCCAAGCTTCCTCAGCGCCAAAGAACTGACAACCTTGCACGATTTCGTGCCTCAGCCGCCCGCATCCTGGTGGCCACGGATGTGGCAGCCCGCGGTCTGGACATTCCTGAAGTCAGCCTCGTTGTCAACTACGACATACCCCGCGATCCGGATGACTACATCCACCGCGTTGGTCGTACTGCTCGTGCGGGCCGAAAGGGCGAAGCAGCGACGTTTGTCGGCCAACGTGATGTGGAGCTAGTTCTGGCGATTGAGAAGCGCGtgggccgcgagctcgaggtcTGGGAAGAGGAGGGCGTCAATCTAGAGACTAGAGTCATTCGCGACGCGCTCAAGATTGTGAGCGAGAAGAAGCGGGAGGCGTTGCTCGAGGTAGAGGAAGGTAGGGAAGTCGgcgggaagaggaagagaacCAAGCAGAAGCTTCAGGCCGAGTAA